A window of the Pseudomonas fluorescens genome harbors these coding sequences:
- a CDS encoding alpha/beta fold hydrolase has product MFAGFVKDQRHVNGVDISYRIKGSGPGLLLLHGHPQTHVIWHKIAEQLAEHFTVVAADLRGYGDSSRPPADEAHLNYSKREMARDGVQLMKALGFEQFSILAHDRGARVAHRLALDHPDVVQRMVLLDIAPTLAMYSQTNEAFARAYWHWFFLIRPAPLPETLIEANPEGYLRSVMGSRSAGLAPFTDEAFSEYRRCLERPGSARGICEDYRASAGIDLEHDRADLAAGRHLNLPLLVLWGAEGTVGRCFDPLKEWQQVAIDVRGKALPAGHYLAEEVPELLLAEALAFLR; this is encoded by the coding sequence ATGTTTGCCGGATTCGTCAAAGACCAGCGCCACGTCAACGGCGTGGACATCAGCTACCGCATCAAAGGTAGCGGCCCCGGCCTGCTGCTGTTGCACGGGCACCCGCAAACCCACGTCATCTGGCACAAGATTGCCGAGCAACTGGCCGAACATTTCACCGTGGTCGCCGCCGACCTGCGCGGTTATGGCGACAGCAGTCGCCCGCCGGCGGATGAGGCTCACCTCAATTACTCCAAGCGCGAGATGGCCCGCGACGGCGTGCAATTGATGAAAGCGCTGGGTTTCGAGCAGTTCTCGATCCTTGCCCACGACCGTGGCGCGCGGGTTGCCCATCGCCTGGCGCTCGATCATCCCGACGTCGTGCAGCGCATGGTCCTGCTGGACATCGCGCCGACGCTGGCGATGTACAGCCAGACCAACGAAGCCTTTGCCCGGGCCTATTGGCACTGGTTCTTCCTGATCCGCCCGGCGCCATTGCCGGAAACCCTGATCGAAGCCAATCCTGAAGGTTACCTGCGCAGTGTCATGGGCAGCCGCAGTGCAGGACTGGCCCCCTTCACCGACGAAGCATTCAGCGAATATCGGCGTTGCCTGGAACGTCCCGGCAGCGCTCGCGGAATTTGTGAAGATTATCGGGCCAGTGCCGGCATCGACCTGGAACATGATCGCGCCGACCTCGCGGCCGGTCGTCACCTGAACCTGCCGCTGCTGGTGCTGTGGGGCGCTGAGGGTACGGTCGGTCGGTGCTTCGATCCGCTCAAGGAATGGCAACAGGTTGCCATCGATGTACGAGGCAAGGCCCTGCCTGCCGGGCATTACCTTGCCGAAGAAGTCCCTGAGCTGTTGCTGGCCGAAGCGCTCGCCTTTCTCCGCTGA
- a CDS encoding PepSY-associated TM helix domain-containing protein: MSKKSRSKLWFLVHSWLALPIWFFVLIVCVTGTLAVVSQEIVWLANPQMRASAPSDDAQRLNYDDILAAIKKAEPQALVSRISRPDESHFALDVTLSYPDGRSLVSYVNPYTGVIQGTAPQFNFEAFTRALHGWWLVPFTNGYSWGWYLVSALGLPLLASLITGLVVYKRFWKGFLRPTLRFRHGARIFWGDFHRLSGIWSIWFIAVISITGCWFLIEAALSDNHISISSETIIPAMARESVPLSPDGTPPPRVSLERAIELAQQKIPGLEASVINLPGNAYSHLDIRGRGWYPLMFQSATLNPYSGDLASSRVLSDRTSLEFVTESMRPLHTGDFGGLWIKLIWFFFGLLLSMMVLSGLLIWTKRTALATANALKRESKKNRVKAQPIVNREPSEASL; this comes from the coding sequence ATGTCGAAGAAATCCCGCTCGAAACTGTGGTTCCTGGTACACAGCTGGCTGGCGTTGCCGATCTGGTTTTTCGTTCTGATCGTCTGCGTCACCGGCACCCTGGCGGTGGTCAGCCAGGAAATCGTCTGGCTTGCCAACCCGCAGATGCGCGCCAGCGCACCTTCGGACGACGCGCAGCGGCTCAACTACGACGATATTCTCGCCGCCATCAAGAAAGCCGAACCGCAAGCCCTCGTTTCCCGCATCAGTCGTCCCGACGAATCGCACTTCGCCCTGGATGTCACCCTCAGCTATCCCGATGGCCGCTCGCTGGTGAGCTACGTCAACCCGTACACCGGGGTCATCCAGGGCACCGCGCCGCAATTCAACTTCGAAGCCTTCACCCGTGCCCTGCATGGCTGGTGGCTGGTGCCGTTCACCAATGGCTACAGCTGGGGCTGGTACCTGGTCTCGGCACTCGGCTTGCCACTGCTGGCCTCGTTGATCACCGGACTGGTGGTCTACAAGCGGTTCTGGAAAGGCTTTCTGCGCCCGACCCTGCGCTTTCGCCACGGTGCGCGGATCTTCTGGGGCGATTTCCACCGCCTCAGCGGCATCTGGTCGATCTGGTTCATTGCGGTGATCTCCATCACCGGCTGCTGGTTCCTGATCGAAGCCGCGCTATCCGACAACCATATTTCCATTTCCAGCGAGACGATCATCCCGGCCATGGCCCGCGAGAGCGTGCCATTGTCACCAGATGGCACTCCGCCGCCGCGCGTGAGCCTCGAACGCGCCATCGAGCTGGCGCAGCAGAAGATTCCGGGGCTGGAAGCCAGCGTGATCAACCTTCCGGGCAATGCGTACAGCCACCTGGATATCCGGGGGCGCGGCTGGTATCCGTTGATGTTCCAGAGCGCCACGCTCAATCCGTACAGCGGTGACCTGGCCTCTTCACGGGTGCTGTCCGACCGCACGTCCCTGGAGTTCGTCACCGAATCCATGCGACCGCTGCACACCGGGGACTTTGGCGGCTTGTGGATCAAGCTGATCTGGTTCTTCTTCGGTCTCTTGCTGAGCATGATGGTGCTCAGCGGACTGCTGATCTGGACCAAACGCACGGCACTGGCCACCGCCAATGCGCTCAAGCGCGAGAGCAAGAAGAACCGCGTCAAGGCGCAGCCCATCGTCAACCGTGAACCGTCGGAGGCCAGCCTGTGA
- a CDS encoding thiamine pyrophosphate-binding protein, translating into MSKSTTAPQPSRLSLFWHKWRFHINVLLLVIPLGFMPKYFSDAALFRGDTGLGEREIGEIQVGPWSLRLAEFRNEAPRSDGPGGYLKAFSAALCNACVEPVKATYLRIGKPRSLRAAGVIFFGTPYRMGTQLPVPEKTAADAELWITMEGWDGSMHQASIPLSQASPATIAWLNKQGAKP; encoded by the coding sequence GTGAGCAAATCCACCACTGCCCCACAACCTTCACGACTGAGCCTGTTCTGGCACAAATGGCGCTTTCACATCAACGTGCTGTTGCTGGTGATCCCGCTGGGGTTCATGCCCAAGTATTTTTCCGACGCTGCACTGTTTCGCGGTGACACCGGGTTGGGCGAGCGGGAGATCGGCGAGATCCAGGTCGGCCCGTGGAGCCTGCGCCTGGCCGAGTTTCGCAACGAAGCACCGCGCTCAGATGGCCCCGGCGGCTATCTGAAAGCCTTCAGCGCTGCGCTGTGCAATGCCTGTGTCGAACCGGTCAAGGCCACCTACCTGCGCATCGGCAAACCGCGCAGCCTGCGTGCGGCCGGGGTGATTTTCTTCGGCACGCCGTACCGCATGGGCACGCAGTTGCCAGTCCCGGAAAAGACCGCTGCCGACGCCGAACTGTGGATCACCATGGAAGGCTGGGACGGCAGCATGCATCAGGCCTCGATTCCCCTGAGCCAGGCCTCTCCCGCCACCATTGCCTGGCTGAACAAACAAGGAGCCAAACCATGA
- a CDS encoding DUF6162 family protein yields MTTPTTQVVRPAGAGHETLNVLLMCLLILAVAGSVVAWRGVSHEPEPVSSHQLDARRELGASEQGIYADLRVTLDEIRLLREEQQALPTPQNLADEGFAPFAQDASSVSRGGHVWQLLSDRAYFGHSQAPAVAGSFLMRLSDAAPDIWLNRAADLQTPTDLSDAALTAAGWKQIVAQFDAGVTREHRH; encoded by the coding sequence ATGACCACACCGACCACCCAGGTTGTACGCCCGGCCGGTGCCGGGCATGAAACCCTCAATGTGTTGCTGATGTGCCTGTTGATCCTCGCGGTCGCAGGCTCCGTAGTGGCGTGGCGCGGTGTGTCCCACGAACCCGAGCCGGTCTCCAGCCATCAGCTGGACGCCCGCCGCGAACTCGGCGCCAGCGAGCAAGGCATCTATGCCGACTTGCGGGTGACCCTCGACGAGATCCGCCTGCTGCGCGAAGAACAACAGGCACTGCCGACCCCGCAGAATCTGGCCGATGAAGGTTTCGCCCCGTTTGCCCAGGACGCCAGCTCGGTCAGTCGTGGCGGTCACGTCTGGCAGTTGCTGTCCGACCGCGCCTACTTCGGCCACAGCCAGGCACCGGCTGTGGCCGGTTCGTTTCTGATGCGCCTGAGCGATGCAGCGCCGGACATCTGGCTCAACCGCGCCGCCGACCTGCAAACGCCGACAGACCTGTCCGACGCAGCACTGACCGCTGCCGGATGGAAACAGATCGTCGCGCAATTCGATGCCGGGGTGACCCGCGAACATCGTCATTGA
- a CDS encoding metal ABC transporter substrate-binding protein: MPSSFQRRPFLRLLLIGLCACLLSPLASADQAKRLRIGITLHPYYSYVANIVGDKAEVVPLIPAGFNPHAYEPRAEDIKRISGLDVIVLNGVGHDDFADRMIAASETPNIKTIEANENVPLLAATGVAARGAGKVVNPHTFLSISASIAQVNNIARELGKLDPDNARTYTQNARAYGKRLRQMRADALAKLTQAPNAELRVATVHAAYDYLLREFGLEVTAVVEPAHGIEPSPSQLKKTIDQLRELDVKVIFSEMDFPSTYVETIQRESGVKLYPLSHISYGEYTADKYEKEMTGNLNTVVRAIQESGA, translated from the coding sequence ATGCCTAGTTCATTTCAACGCCGACCTTTCCTGCGCCTGCTGCTGATCGGCCTGTGCGCCTGCCTGCTGAGCCCGCTGGCCAGCGCCGATCAGGCCAAGCGCCTGCGCATCGGCATCACCCTGCACCCGTATTACAGCTATGTGGCGAACATCGTCGGCGACAAGGCCGAGGTCGTGCCGCTGATTCCCGCCGGTTTCAACCCTCACGCCTACGAGCCGCGCGCCGAAGATATCAAGCGCATCAGCGGACTGGATGTGATCGTGCTCAACGGGGTCGGTCATGACGACTTCGCCGACCGCATGATCGCCGCCAGCGAAACGCCGAACATCAAGACCATCGAAGCCAACGAAAACGTGCCGTTGCTGGCCGCCACCGGGGTTGCCGCGCGCGGTGCCGGCAAAGTGGTCAACCCGCACACGTTCCTGTCAATCAGCGCCTCGATTGCCCAGGTCAACAACATCGCCCGGGAACTGGGCAAGCTCGACCCGGACAACGCCAGGACCTACACCCAGAACGCCCGCGCCTATGGCAAACGCCTGCGGCAGATGCGCGCCGACGCTCTGGCCAAACTGACCCAGGCGCCGAACGCCGAACTGCGGGTGGCCACGGTGCACGCCGCTTATGACTACCTGCTGCGCGAGTTCGGTCTGGAAGTCACCGCCGTGGTCGAGCCGGCACACGGCATCGAGCCGAGCCCGAGCCAGTTGAAGAAAACCATCGACCAACTGCGCGAGCTGGACGTGAAAGTGATCTTCTCCGAGATGGACTTCCCGTCCACCTACGTCGAGACCATCCAGCGCGAATCCGGGGTGAAGCTGTACCCGCTGTCGCACATTTCCTACGGCGAATACACCGCCGACAAATATGAAAAGGAAATGACCGGCAACCTCAACACCGTGGTTCGGGCGATTCAGGAGTCTGGCGCATGA
- a CDS encoding metal ABC transporter ATP-binding protein: MTAQENLSIASKGPTLDFADVSLTLGRTTILDKVTFQVQPGSVHALVGPNGGGKSSLIKTLLGQMPHQGRLSLQWPGEPGTIGYVPQALEFDRGLPMTVDDFMAAMCQRRPAFLGLSKRYAGAIGDALERVGMQEKRKRRMGALSGGERQRVLLAQGLIPAPQLLVLDEPMSALDEAGIQVFERLLGDWRAAGITVLWIEHDLEAVGRLANRVTGLNRRVLFDASPQQALTPERLLTLFSTHPRSAT; the protein is encoded by the coding sequence ATGACCGCTCAGGAAAACCTGTCGATTGCCAGCAAAGGCCCGACCCTGGATTTCGCCGACGTCAGCCTGACCCTCGGCCGCACGACGATTCTGGACAAGGTCACCTTCCAGGTGCAGCCCGGCAGCGTGCATGCGCTGGTCGGCCCCAACGGCGGCGGCAAGAGTTCGCTGATCAAGACCCTGCTCGGGCAGATGCCCCATCAGGGCCGGCTCAGCCTGCAATGGCCCGGCGAGCCCGGCACCATCGGCTACGTGCCGCAGGCGCTGGAATTCGATCGCGGCCTGCCGATGACCGTCGATGATTTCATGGCTGCCATGTGCCAGCGGCGCCCGGCGTTTCTCGGTCTGAGCAAACGCTACGCCGGCGCCATCGGTGATGCACTGGAGCGGGTCGGCATGCAGGAAAAGCGCAAGCGCCGGATGGGCGCACTGTCCGGCGGTGAACGCCAGCGAGTGCTGCTCGCTCAGGGCCTGATTCCGGCGCCACAATTGCTGGTGCTGGATGAACCGATGTCGGCCCTCGACGAAGCCGGAATCCAGGTGTTCGAGCGCTTGCTGGGCGACTGGCGTGCGGCGGGCATCACCGTGCTGTGGATCGAGCACGATCTGGAAGCGGTCGGGCGTCTGGCCAATCGCGTCACCGGCCTCAACCGCCGCGTGCTGTTCGACGCCTCGCCGCAACAGGCCCTGACCCCGGAACGTCTGCTGACCCTGTTCTCGACCCATCCACGGAGCGCTACCTGA
- a CDS encoding metal ABC transporter permease, producing MSYEAFRLMVQGWASSGYLPEALAYGFVVNALLAGLLIGPVLGGLGTLVVVKRFAFFSEAVGHAALTGVAIGILLGEPYTGPYGSLFGYCLLFGILLNYLRNRTGLAPDTLIGVFLSVSLALGASLLLILAGKINVHILENVLFGSVLTVNGNDLLVLAIVGSLVMALALPLYNRIMLASFNPQLAAVRGVAVKTLDYLFVILVTLITVAAVKVIGAILVGALLVIPAAAARLLSQSLKGFFWCSVLMATVSTLCGILAPIVFDLPIPSGAAIILVAGIAFALAAIARGVVPSLKGNLG from the coding sequence ATGAGTTACGAAGCCTTTCGTTTGATGGTGCAGGGCTGGGCTTCCTCCGGTTACCTGCCGGAAGCCCTGGCCTACGGGTTTGTGGTCAATGCGCTGCTTGCCGGTCTGCTGATCGGCCCGGTGCTCGGTGGCCTCGGCACGCTGGTGGTGGTCAAGCGCTTCGCGTTTTTCTCTGAAGCGGTGGGCCACGCAGCGCTGACCGGCGTGGCCATCGGCATTCTGCTCGGCGAACCCTACACCGGGCCGTACGGCAGTTTGTTCGGCTACTGCCTGCTGTTCGGCATTCTGCTCAACTACCTGCGCAACCGCACCGGCCTGGCGCCCGACACTTTGATTGGCGTGTTCCTGTCAGTGTCCCTCGCTTTGGGTGCCAGCCTGCTGCTGATTCTGGCGGGCAAGATCAACGTGCACATTCTGGAAAACGTGCTGTTCGGCTCGGTGCTGACGGTCAACGGTAACGACCTGCTGGTGCTGGCGATTGTCGGCTCGCTGGTCATGGCATTGGCCCTGCCGCTGTACAACCGCATCATGCTGGCCAGCTTCAATCCGCAACTGGCGGCGGTGCGCGGCGTCGCGGTTAAGACCCTGGATTACCTGTTCGTGATTCTGGTGACGCTGATCACCGTCGCCGCAGTAAAAGTCATCGGCGCGATTCTGGTCGGTGCGCTGCTGGTGATTCCGGCAGCAGCCGCCCGCTTGCTCAGCCAGTCGCTCAAGGGTTTCTTCTGGTGTTCGGTGTTGATGGCCACGGTCAGTACGCTGTGCGGGATTCTCGCGCCGATCGTGTTCGACCTGCCGATTCCGTCCGGCGCCGCGATCATCCTGGTCGCCGGTATCGCCTTCGCCCTCGCCGCGATTGCCCGGGGCGTCGTCCCCAGTCTGAAAGGGAACCTTGGATAA
- a CDS encoding metal ABC transporter substrate-binding protein: MAFSLRQLTLAIALSGAVSSPLLAAEKPLRVLASLPITYGLGEVLLKGTDISLERAAPANLPGSRQTAYFTGRGAPALSKLASDADAVIGVRSLWTDDPLYPIARRSNIRIVEVDAARPVDGALPGIAVQPGIKVDGLNSQPWLASNNMGRMADVMAADLVRLAPKDKPKIEANLAALKQRLLKLSADSEARLASADNLSVMSLSDHFGYLIGSLNLELIGQDTRPDAEWTPEDLKKLTATLKDNDVAVVLHHRQPSDAVKAAIAESGSHLLVLSTDAADPVAELEGNVDVLLKGLSGA; encoded by the coding sequence ATGGCTTTTTCATTACGACAACTGACCCTGGCCATCGCCCTCAGCGGCGCGGTTTCGAGCCCTCTGCTGGCTGCCGAGAAACCGTTGCGGGTGCTGGCCTCGTTGCCCATCACTTATGGTCTGGGCGAAGTCCTGCTCAAGGGCACCGACATCAGCCTCGAACGCGCTGCGCCGGCGAATCTGCCGGGTAGCCGTCAGACCGCTTACTTCACCGGGCGCGGCGCCCCGGCGCTGAGCAAACTGGCCAGCGACGCCGATGCGGTAATCGGCGTGCGCTCGCTGTGGACCGATGATCCGCTGTACCCGATCGCCCGCCGCAGCAACATCCGCATCGTCGAAGTCGATGCCGCACGCCCGGTGGACGGCGCCCTGCCCGGCATTGCCGTGCAACCGGGTATCAAGGTCGATGGCTTGAACAGCCAACCTTGGCTGGCTAGCAACAACATGGGGCGCATGGCCGATGTGATGGCGGCGGATCTGGTGCGCCTGGCACCGAAGGACAAGCCGAAGATCGAGGCCAATCTGGCGGCGCTGAAACAGCGCCTGCTGAAACTCAGTGCCGACAGCGAGGCGCGTCTGGCCAGTGCCGACAACCTGAGCGTAATGAGCCTGAGCGATCACTTCGGTTATCTGATCGGCAGTCTCAATCTGGAATTGATCGGACAGGACACGCGACCGGATGCCGAGTGGACGCCGGAGGATCTGAAAAAACTGACCGCCACGCTGAAAGACAATGACGTAGCGGTGGTGCTGCACCATCGGCAGCCGTCGGATGCGGTGAAAGCGGCGATTGCCGAATCGGGCAGTCATCTGCTGGTGCTGAGCACCGATGCGGCGGATCCGGTGGCGGAGCTGGAAGGCAATGTGGATGTGCTGCTCAAGGGCTTGAGCGGCGCCTAA